The following proteins come from a genomic window of Patescibacteria group bacterium:
- a CDS encoding HD domain-containing protein, with product MNIPIEVKKIVSILENKDFQAFVVGGCVRDLLLGIEPNDWDVTTNANPKELEKIFPKSFNVNKFGTVTVLTASKKDNLKEIEITTFRTEEKYTDKRHPDKVKWAKTIEQDLGRRDFTVNAIALKIPNPKSRTNSKFKIQNSKFILIDPFNGQKDLEDKLIRAVGKPEERFQEDALRLMRAIRFATVLDFNIEKQTLSAIKKNTGLLEFISKERIRDEFLKIVMSDNPAKGVELLRETGLLKYIVPELLEGYQVGQNKHHIYEVYEHGIRSLQFGAKENFNKYVRIAALFHDIGKPRAKEGQGADSTFYNHEVIGAKMTAKILERLKFPKKDIEKIVRLVRYHLFYYNVGEVQESSVRRLLAKVGPENFEELVQLRTCDRIGSGCPKAMPYKLRHFQYVAERLALSPIDTTTLKVGGDDIMEILKIEPGQKIGKILAVLLGEVLDEPKNNKKTYLKKRIKGMGGLSEKELEQLAKGAKEKREEIVTKRDEMTKKKYWVS from the coding sequence ATGAATATTCCCATAGAAGTAAAGAAAATAGTCAGCATACTTGAAAACAAGGATTTTCAGGCATTTGTTGTTGGCGGGTGCGTAAGGGATTTATTATTAGGAATTGAGCCGAATGATTGGGATGTTACCACCAATGCTAATCCAAAGGAATTAGAAAAAATATTTCCTAAAAGTTTTAATGTAAATAAGTTTGGCACAGTAACTGTCTTAACAGCCAGCAAAAAAGATAATTTAAAAGAGATAGAAATAACCACATTTAGAACAGAGGAAAAATATACAGACAAAAGGCATCCGGATAAGGTTAAATGGGCAAAAACGATTGAGCAGGATTTAGGGAGAAGGGACTTCACTGTCAATGCTATCGCATTGAAAATCCCAAATCCCAAATCTCGGACAAATTCAAAATTCAAAATTCAAAATTCAAAATTCATATTGATTGACCCTTTCAATGGGCAGAAGGATTTGGAGGATAAATTGATTCGGGCAGTTGGCAAGCCAGAAGAGAGATTTCAAGAAGATGCTCTGCGCTTGATGAGGGCAATTCGTTTTGCCACTGTTTTGGATTTTAATATTGAAAAACAAACCCTTTCAGCGATTAAGAAAAATACTGGTCTTTTGGAGTTTATTTCCAAAGAACGAATTAGAGATGAATTTTTGAAGATAGTAATGTCTGATAATCCAGCCAAAGGCGTAGAGCTTTTAAGAGAAACAGGACTTTTGAAATATATTGTCCCGGAATTATTAGAAGGATATCAGGTTGGACAGAACAAACATCATATATATGAAGTGTATGAGCATGGCATTAGGTCTTTGCAATTCGGGGCAAAAGAAAATTTTAATAAATATGTCCGTATAGCCGCGCTTTTCCACGATATCGGAAAACCAAGAGCTAAAGAGGGACAAGGCGCTGATTCAACTTTTTATAACCATGAAGTAATCGGAGCTAAAATGACTGCCAAGATTTTGGAACGGTTGAAGTTTCCCAAGAAAGACATTGAAAAGATAGTAAGATTAGTTAGGTATCATCTTTTTTATTACAATGTCGGCGAAGTGCAGGAATCTTCAGTGAGGCGATTGTTGGCAAAAGTCGGACCAGAAAATTTTGAGGAATTGGTGCAATTAAGAACATGTGATAGGATTGGGTCTGGATGTCCCAAGGCAATGCCATACAAGTTGAGGCATTTTCAATATGTTGCGGAAAGATTAGCGCTCTCTCCGATTGACACAACTACGCTAAAAGTAGGCGGAGATGATATTATGGAAATTTTGAAAATAGAACCAGGACAGAAAATCGGAAAAATTCTTGCTGTTTTATTAGGGGAAGTTTTAGATGAGCCGAAGAATAACAAAAAAACTTATTTAAAGAAGCGGATTAAAGGAATGGGCGGTCTTAGTGAAAAGGAATTAGAACAATTGGCGAAAGGGGCTAAAGAGAAACGGGAAGAAATTGTGACAAAGCGGGATGAAATGACAAAAAAGAAATACTGGGTCTCTTGA
- a CDS encoding fused MFS/spermidine synthase, which produces MSFLKRNFLLFVVFITGAAVLVVEVVAIRILAPYFGNTIFSVSSILGVILAALSVGYYIGGTLADKHPSLKWFFGIILASGISIFILQFLIMFVLPFLSRSFSIIYGPLVSSIVLFFIPSFLLGTLSPFAIKLQEALSPNVGIGTISGKIFFWSTFGSIFGSLFSGFVLIPNFGLWQIMVGTGLVLVFMSIFALIVLNIKKGIIFGVIFSVFVMFLMIALFQSFYFKENVVYAKDGIYGKIIIMDVIYENRPARLFIQDRSLWGGVFLDSEDHAFEYSKYYSLYRITNPEMKRALVIGGGIYTIPKSIAQELPNAIVDVVEIEPSFFDLAKEFFGLKDYANLNNFIQDGRRFLADSENKYDLIYGDAYSSLFSVPSHLTTIEFFEVVRDKLNNDGIFIANIIGNLNPAPLSLLFSEMKTFRTVFPNSYFFAVDSKEKIKAQNIIFVGYKGDDKIDFLDERIAGKLAPLIVDLDKKMIDTDKIDFSRYMELTDNFCPVDYLTAQTLKNQKF; this is translated from the coding sequence ATGTCTTTTCTCAAACGAAATTTTTTATTGTTTGTAGTATTTATTACAGGAGCAGCGGTTTTGGTAGTTGAAGTTGTGGCAATTCGGATTTTGGCTCCCTATTTTGGAAACACCATATTCAGCGTTTCCAGCATATTGGGCGTGATATTGGCCGCCCTTAGCGTGGGATATTATATAGGAGGGACATTGGCTGATAAGCACCCTTCCTTAAAATGGTTTTTCGGGATAATTTTAGCAAGCGGGATAAGTATTTTTATTCTTCAGTTTCTTATAATGTTCGTTCTGCCCTTTCTTAGCAGAAGCTTTTCAATCATTTACGGCCCCTTGGTTTCTTCTATTGTTTTATTTTTTATACCTAGTTTTTTATTGGGAACCCTTTCCCCCTTCGCTATAAAACTGCAAGAAGCGCTTTCTCCAAATGTAGGCATAGGCACGATATCGGGCAAGATTTTCTTTTGGTCAACATTTGGGAGCATATTCGGCAGTTTGTTTTCCGGATTTGTTCTTATTCCTAATTTCGGGCTTTGGCAAATAATGGTTGGCACAGGTCTGGTTTTGGTATTTATGAGCATTTTTGCCCTGATTGTTCTTAATATTAAAAAAGGGATTATTTTTGGTGTTATTTTCTCTGTTTTTGTTATGTTTTTAATGATTGCCCTTTTCCAATCTTTTTATTTCAAAGAAAATGTTGTTTATGCCAAGGATGGGATTTATGGGAAAATTATTATAATGGACGTGATTTATGAAAATAGGCCTGCGCGGCTTTTTATACAAGACCGTAGTTTGTGGGGAGGAGTATTTTTAGATTCAGAGGACCATGCTTTTGAATATAGCAAATATTATTCTTTATATAGAATTACAAATCCAGAGATGAAGAGAGCGCTTGTTATTGGCGGCGGCATTTATACAATCCCAAAATCTATTGCGCAGGAGTTGCCGAACGCAATAGTTGATGTTGTAGAGATAGAACCGTCATTTTTTGATTTAGCAAAAGAATTCTTTGGGCTAAAGGATTATGCTAATTTAAATAACTTTATACAAGATGGCAGAAGATTTCTTGCAGATTCAGAAAATAAATATGACTTAATATATGGAGACGCTTATTCCTCTCTTTTTTCGGTGCCTTCCCATCTTACGACAATAGAATTTTTTGAAGTAGTACGCGATAAGCTTAATAATGATGGGATATTCATTGCAAATATTATCGGAAATTTGAATCCCGCGCCTCTATCATTATTGTTCTCTGAAATGAAAACCTTTAGAACCGTTTTCCCTAATAGTTATTTTTTCGCAGTTGATTCAAAAGAAAAGATTAAAGCGCAGAACATTATCTTTGTAGGGTATAAGGGCGATGATAAGATAGATTTTTTAGATGAAAGAATAGCAGGAAAATTAGCTCCGTTGATAGTTGATTTAGATAAAAAAATGATTGACACAGATAAAATAGATTTTTCTCGCTATATGGAATTGACTGATAATTTTTGTCCTGTTGATTATTTAACTGCTCAAACTCTAAAAAATCAAAAGTTTTAG